The sequence ctTATCATTTGTAGTTCTACACTGTCTACTACTACTAGAGTAGTTTTTTtacaagaattttttttatcaaagacTTAAATATGTGCATAGTTAACCatttagtgttattttttgCAGAATCTCTATTCAAATTTTGGTGAGATTGGACAAACAATCAAATCTCTTATGGAGGAGTTCCAGAGGAAAGCAAAAAGCCATCAAAAGGTTGAAAGTATAGCAGATATGAAGAACTTTGTTGAGACTTACCCGCTTTTTAAGGTAACTCATATGAGATTGtccttttatttaagttagtgataagtaattgtttttcttgTAACTTTAAAAGCTTCTGGcaacctgatgttaagtgatgttTGTCCATaacatcacttaacatcaggtgagcctcctgcccgtttgcctcctattacataaaaaaagctgaaaaacaatatatgtttgaaaaaaaaaagaacttaTTACAGTCAAATCTTTAATAGTTTCACTGATAAATATTTTCCCTATCTCAAAGAAGTTTAAGGCACCTCACTATATACTCCATACTTATATGTCAAATGTAAAAGTTATCTTCATGGATTTTGTATACTAATGTATGAGTTGGCATTTGGTTCGGCTACAAACTTCAAGAAAACAAACCGACTGTATTGATCACAGTCACAGGACagacataacttttataaaatcatcTTAAGACTATAATGATATTTACAGAAAATGTCAGGAACTGTGTCAAAACATGTGACTGTTGTTGGAGAGCTGTCAAGTACAGTCGGGCGACATGAGTTGCTGCAAGTCTCCGAACTGGAGCAGGAGCTTGCCTGTCAGACTGACCATGCAAAGCATTTGCAGGTACAAATATGAcgttaatatacaaaaataaaataaaatattcatatgcGTATCCGTTAAGTTATGTGAATAAATTCTACATACTTTTAGGTCATTTGGATTTTTGAAGCTTCTGCGtccgattatttttttttaaaggttttaaaCCTAATATATTACATGTATACCAGAGAGGAGaacattttaaagtataaGAAATTGTtcttatctaaatatttatcaaaaaccAAACCatgtaataatatagaaaatgtGGTATGTTTGTAAATTGAATCAAAAACTACTGGACtgatttcaaaattttatttcaccactcctacattattattacttacgctatatttatttctgaaatataaaaaaaaaagttttgctGTAAAACCGGGGCACGTCGCGTCGTTCCTTAATCCGAATTACATGGAGGGGTTactgtattgttattttttaaatattattttaattccagCGTTTAAAAGGCCTCTTCAACAACGAAAAAGTCCGAACAGAAGACCTCGTTAAACTGGTAGCACTATACGCTCTCCGATACGAGAAACATGCGAGTAACGCGCTCTCGTCCCTGGTGGATTCGTTGAAATCTCGTGGGGATGAAGTTGCGCGTGCGCCGGTCCTTGTATTGGAGTATGGCGGGGCTCATTCAAGGCAAAGTGATTTATTTGGATTGCAAGATGCAGCTAAGATTACAAAGAGATTGTTCAAGGTGAGAATTATCTTTTTAGAACtttctattttcatttaataaattaaagtcaCTTTTTGTTTGGTTTGTATGTGGTATGCGAGTATTTCGGTGTCAACTTCATTGATCATTTTTTGGTGGAAATCAAACTGAGAAATGTGTTGTGTCATTTCCTAAACCACTTAGACACGAAGATTAAATCATTTAGtgtatatcttttaaaattgtagGGCCTAAGTGGCGTAGAAAACATTTACACCCAACACAGTCCCCTACTAAAAGACACATTGGAAGATCTTCTCAAGGGAAAACTTCGCGAAAATCTTTACCCGTCAGTAGGTGGAGAGGATATTACCAGAAGACCCCAAGAAGTAATAGTTTTCATTGTGGGAGGAGTAACATATGAAGAGGCATTTTGCGTGCATCAGTTAAATCAGACGAACCCAGGCGTAAGGATTATACTTGGCGGAACAACAATACATAATTCCACCTCGTTTTTGGAGGAAATAAAGTATGCAATGCAAGGTGTACAGAGGATGCACACGCGGCATATAAGGAATGTCTAATCTGTTGTCGAtggatttaaattaatatttattaagtcaTTATTATCATAGTCTATGAAAGTCCATTCAGCCATCAACACCAATCAAATAATCTTGAAGTTATATTACTGATTGTTACTCAATTTGTCTATGTACGATTGAGTTTCACGTATGATCTCTATTTGCAGttagtaaagaaaaacaagtatgaaaaaatgtttctagTTTATAAGGGTATACTGTATCATAATAAGTTGActgataagtttttatttttggagTTTAGGATGATAGAGAAAATCTTGTAAAGGATGTGGAACATTCGGAATTGTAAAAAACTATAAGAAATGTATAGTTTTTGAGAGATGGTGTTAACAACCTATATAGTATAaactatatttgtatttctaaaGGATACATACAGTAATTGTTGCGTTTTACAAtgatacatataaattaactgTATCCGTTCAGTCTACAGTCATGAAGTGggactataatattattgtcatCTATATAGATAggcatattttttatctttgtatataatttggtTTATGTGATAAATTTAGGCTATGGTAGTgttatattaagttaataacCTAAAAAGAACCAAAAGctatattcaattatttattaaacctaTTCAATATTCATTAGCTGTTTTTTTCCTTATGAAATCTCTTAGAAAATTCCCTATGACAGAATGAGATTAgcttattgaaataatttacttaacaTAAGGTTCGGTGTTAAAACTTACAAGTGTCACGGTGTCAAACTACACTCATGTTTTAATACCCTCTATTATATGACAGTTGCATAAACTACTATTATctgtttgattattatttttgaaattctttttttacaaGGAAAGGTTAATTACgtggtaaataaataaaaacacataattGTTGTGttcaaaacacattttttataactttttttattgaaaaatacctGACGCTGATGTAGGCGTCGTCCAACAATACAAAGCTACTTGGCCGCGGTTACAAAACAAGCACAACTCAAGCCAAGCCACCTTAGGTTACATTTGTAACATTATCAATGCTTTACATACTTTAGGCTCCGAAAATTGCTTATAAAACCTTACACACCCGACTTTCAGTCTTTGATATACCTCGCAACCTCTCCGTCAGATCTCCTTTGAGCTAGACACACATAAGTCGATGAACTTTAGTGACGGACTCTACCAAGCCAGACGATTTCTGGGCAACGTCACACTTGTTGTAATTAGTATGTAATTCTGACTTAGTATGAATTTGGCAGAATCCGTTTTTAACAATAGTATTTAAAACTAGACTTCACATGAATGATCCTTAATGCGTTGTTAAGAAAAGGTTTCGAGGTTTGGACAGTTGGTGGTACAGCCCCTCTGGGCATTAAGGCATCACACTAGTGTCAATCTGTCACGCGTTTTCATCAACTGATCGAAATCGCATGAAACGACACTCAAACAACGTATCTGTAAGTTTGAAGTTTCCTCCATAAATATTGTTCCAACTTACAGGTACGCAAGTACACACAGCTTTTACACATGTACACATTCGTACATTCGCAAATAAAGTGCCACATCaggtacaaaaataaaaaagctgtTAATGTTGTCTCGCTGTTTTACGCATGTGCAGCGACGggtagttaaatttaatttttttctgcaGGAATAATGCAATTTGGCACCAGATTTgttgtcatattaattttgttgtatAATATCAGAACAATGGTTACAAAATATCAGGTCGTTGGTGGTAGAACAAGCATCGACTggattatttactattattttggAACCAATGATTCgttattattgaattaaaaaaaaaatttgtaacaAAGTTTTCTGCAGCGTTAACACATAATTTGATATAAAAGAGATTGCTTTGTCGTttccattaataataaactagtaattatttagtagcatttttgagttttaaaaatattacaaaattgcTCCTTTACTTTTACTCGCTTAAAGATGTTTTAAatcgtttatatatttttttacatttttctgcacatacatatttctattttttatgattattcGATAAGGGAGATATCGTAGGTCAAATTTACTGGACCATTTATTATTCTCATTTTAACTCCACCTGCATTTTagaagattttaaattaatttttattttctttaagctTGAAAATTTAAGTCAAACCAAAGCATATCTTAAACCTCGTACTTTCAAACTAAATTGcctttataataatgtttttcaaTTTGATTTGAAATTCCAAATTGTTTTGAAGATACTTTCGCTAAGAGTTTCTATCAAATACTTGAAATTCTGCCtcctacaaaatattttgactCATATAGAGCGTAGATTGATACTTAGTGATTAAAAAGAGCAGGTGAAGATTGTAGAAGCAAAACCAAAAAAACAGAAGGCACACATTCGTTGCCAGAAATTAAACATCCTAAAACCAACTCTCTCGCTTAGCCGTCTGTCATGAGCATATCCCAAATCAATAGAGGCTTTACACACCCGCATGCGTCAAACATTGGCTTGACGTAACAGAAACAGAATCCTTAACggatattcataaaatataacccATTCAACCGACAACAAACAACACTTTAGAATATCTCACACACAACACACGCGGTGGTCGCACACACGCttcaataaaattcaaaaaagaaaaacgaaaagatgaaaaataaaaaacaacgcCGGCCGCAGCGCGTTGCCAAAACGTCGGCAATGTGCTATCGGCCCCCTAGGCCCTTCccgataatatttttttgggatTTTTTGAATGTTCATTTTTATACATCACAAATCATACACGAATAAGCCGTCGAGGAAAGGACTTCTAAacctatatacatatttacaccTAACTTCAAGGACTTAGGAATTCTTATACACGCGCATATATTAAGGAATGAATCGCATATTGTATATCATAAATCCGCTAAAAGGAAactatattgaaaatatttatatggacTGTTCAATTCCAAAACCTATCtacttgtaaatttataaacaccAGTTCACTGGCAACTGTTTTTATATTGCTTAGGATTTTGCCTGATCGCCCGTCGGACGCGTGTCTCGATACAGGTTGACGTAGCACCTTTAGACAGGTcgatttctattatatttttcacagGGAAGCAGAGCGTTTTCTCTAATATAGTGGCaacaattacattaaattccCGAATTAAAATAGCGCGCTGGGATGTGAATAAGAGTCCACATTTGGCGCTACCCAGGGAGCACCGCGCGGAGGTCATGGACTATGCCCCCCTTCTTACAACAAACAAACACACAACATTCACCCTCGTTAATAAACCGGTTTATGATAATTCCTAACCGAATTTATAAACTTTGAACTGGAACAAAATCATAAACATCCTTAATataagtaacaaataaaatattaatagcaGTACTTGTGTTCAGATTCGGTAGAGTTTTAACAtcttaaaaagtttatttgatAGTTAcacttttatttctttttgcaCTTAATGGAGAAAAATGAGCCGACTCTTTTAGCAcaggttgcctggaagagatcgttTATAAGTGATTTGTACTCAACCTTaagatttattatgtatttttgttttcttgtatgcaacgaattgtaaataaataatggatTAAAAAAGTGCAGGATTATTTACTAGTACAAATATGACGATTCAGCTCTCTAAAAGTCCGTCGTAAGttctatatagtaataatccTACCAAGCAAGTTCAAATATTTCTTCTAAACCAGTTTACTAAAGTGGGTACACAGGCACACAAGTCCACATCGGCCGCATGACTCACCAAGCGGCGGTCTAACCTAATTTCTCCAATTGATCTTTTACGAACACTTCTATGTCCAAATACACAAACGTCAATCAAAATGCTTTGTTTCTCCATATACCTATTCTACAATAAGACAACTATATTAGCTCACGGTTATATTTGAGTGGCCTTTGAGTATTCGCGCAATAGAATGTAAAGACTCTTAAAATCTCAGAAAACTTGAGCCGAAAAAacctataataaatacaataggTAAATAAATGAAGACACCAGACTAGTCTAACACTAATATGTCCGCCGGGGACGAAAATTAATTTCTGAACGAAAAGTGCAAGGAATAGGATTGGTAATCAATCCGAAAGTTCACACTCAATATTTTGTGGGAATTCTGACTTGCAAACTTGAGTTGCCACAAACCTTCCCAAGTGTCTTGTCAGTAGGTACAATACATGTTACTGTATATCAGTAAAATATACTTTGTaaggaaatat is a genomic window of Pieris napi chromosome 2, ilPieNapi1.2, whole genome shotgun sequence containing:
- the LOC125057806 gene encoding vacuolar protein sorting-associated protein 45, with product MNVIQAVKLYITKMTEESGPGMKVILMDKETTSIVSMVFSQSEILQKEVYLFERIDSVAKWDNLKHMKCIVFIRPTSENLALLCRELRCPKYGVYYVYFSNVISKSDVKTLAECDQQESVREVQEVFADYLAVDRHLFSFNIVGCLHGKSWNQQHLQRCSQGLLALFLSLKKRPVIRYASGSTACSRLAERVKELVRRESALMDSNIPYSDIAPQLLILDRRDDPVTPLLHQWTYQAMVHELLTINNNRVSLAHVPDVHKDLKEVVLAAEQDEFYAKNLYSNFGEIGQTIKSLMEEFQRKAKSHQKVESIADMKNFVETYPLFKKMSGTVSKHVTVVGELSSTVGRHELLQVSELEQELACQTDHAKHLQRLKGLFNNEKVRTEDLVKLVALYALRYEKHASNALSSLVDSLKSRGDEVARAPVLVLEYGGAHSRQSDLFGLQDAAKITKRLFKGLSGVENIYTQHSPLLKDTLEDLLKGKLRENLYPSVGGEDITRRPQEVIVFIVGGVTYEEAFCVHQLNQTNPGVRIILGGTTIHNSTSFLEEIKYAMQGVQRMHTRHIRNV